TTTCGAATAACCCGATCGGGGGATTGAGGCGGCGGCGCGCTTCCCGCCAAATGCCGGGGTCTTGAGCGGTGGGTCGCCAAGAAGCATCAGTCACGGGGAGATCGATATGCGAATCAAGAGGTGCGCCCTTGCGCGCGCCGTGGTCCTTGCATGCTGCCGGGGTTGCCCTGCCTGGACCGCTCGGTGCCTTACGAATTCAGTGGACAGAGCGTCTTCGAGCGACGCCCTGCCGCCGCGGCATGTGTCGCAGTGGATTCCATCTGACACCGGCGCTTGAGAGCCGATGCCCAGTCTTGCCATGAAAGTGGCCTTGCTGTTCAAGGCGATTGCAATGCTGTTGCTATTGGGTCTTTCGATGGCTGCAGCAAGTCAGTGGATGGTCGGTTTCATCTTGCCGTGGGAATTTCTCGTGTATTACGGCATTGGCGTGATCGTCGTTGCGATGATCGTTGCGCTGGGCGCATTCCTCAATTTATTGATGGCAAAGCTGGTGAACAAGGCGGATTGAGCGACTGGTACAGCCATCGGCGATGCAGGGCTCATCTGCTCCACTGAATCGCCAAAGTGGACGGTCGTCGTTCGCGGGGGCAGACGCCCCCGGATCTGGCTTCCAGCAGCCCCGGCGCCTAACGCCAGACGTAATGCCCCGGAACGCGCCGCCCATGCTCCCGATGTGCAGGCACCCAGACCTTGTGCTTGCGGTGATGAGGCGTCACATGCTTGCGTTCCATGCGCGAATGCGGCGACGGATGCATGGGTTGCGCCATGGCAGCTGCGCACACGGCGCAGGCCGCGAGGGCGAGAAGGATTTTCTTCATGTTGGATCTCCTTGGATGAAGTGGTGAGTGCCCGAATCGGCACCCCGCGAGGCTAAGGCTTTTTGGCGCAGCCATGCAGGTCCGATAGTGGTTGCGGACTTGGCTTGCAGGCTTACCGATCGGTCAGCCCAGCTCCGAGGCGCCCGGGAAGACCCTTTCTCCGATCCGCACTGTGCGTGCCGCCCGCACCGCCCGCAGCGTCGCCCGTGCCACGACCTCGGCAGCCATCGTGCCCAGCACCGTCATCCCCGGTGCATCGCCCTCGAGCGGAACGCGCCCGGTGGCGAGCGCGAACAGGGTGTCTCCATCGCTCATGGTGTGCACCGGGTTGATCGCGCGCGCCAGGCCGTCGTGGGCCACGGCCGCGAGCCGGTTGGCCTGGACCTTGGTGAGCCGGGCGTCGGTCGCGATCACGCCCAGCGTGGTGTTGGTGCCTGCCAGCAGCGGCTGCGGCAGCTCGCCGCGCAGCAGGGCGCGGCGCGTGTCGAGCAAGGCCCCTCCGTCCTCGGTGCGCGCGCCGGCCACGACCTGCGCGGTATCCGGGTCGAGCACATCGCCGAGCGCGTTGCAGGCAATCAGCGCGCCGACAGTCACGCCGTTGACGGTGACCGAGGCACTGCCGATCCCGCCCTTCATCGCGCGGTGCAGACCGAAGAGCTTGCCCACCAGCGCGCCGCTGCCGGCGCCGACATTGCCTTCGGCGGGGACCGCCGTCGACGCGGACTCGCAGGCCGCGTAGCCAGCAGCGGCATCGGGACGGATGCGCGCATCGCCGACAGGCAGGTCGAACAGCACGGCGGCGGGCACGATCGGCAGGGTGCCGAAGCGCACGTCGAGGCCGATGCCGCGCTCCTCCAGCCAGCGCATCGCGCCCTCGGCCGCGGCCAGGCCCCAGGCGCTGCCGCCGGCGAGCATCACGGCATGCACCTGCTGGACCAAATTGCCGGGTGCGAGCAGATCGGTCTCACGCGTGCCGGGCGCGGCGCCGCGCACGTCCACGCCGGCCACTGCGCCTTCGCGCGCCAGGATCACGGTGCAACCGGTGGGGCGACGCGGATCGCTGAAATGGCCGACCTCGATGCCGGCGACGTCGGTGATGGCGCCCGCGTTCGGCGCCGTGGAAGAGGAACAGGGGGAGGGAGAAGGCTGCTGGGACATCGCCGACGATTATGGAACCGCCGGCCGAAGCGGCCTTCGGCCACGGTGCGGTGCGACTTCGGAGCGGCCGCGCGGCTGGCTCAGGCCCGCTTCGCTTGCGCGGCGTCCGCGCGGCCCAGCTCGCCGCGCGCCTGCCGCAGCACCGACCAGCCGCCGCTGAGGGCCAGCGCCGCCATCACCGCCGCGACCGCCAGGTCGGGCCAGGCCGAGCCGGTGCCGAAGACGCCGAGCGCCGCGAGCATCACCGCCACGTTGCCGATGGCATCGTTGCGCGAGCACAGCCATACGCTGCGCATGTTGGCATCGCCCTCGCGGAAGGCGTAGAGCAGCAGTGCGACGGCCACGTTCACGCCCAGGGCCAGCGCGCCCACCAGCCCCATGGTCAGCGCCTCGGGCGGCAGGCCCTGCGTTGCCGACCAGAAGGTCTTGCCGGCCACGAAGAGGCCGAAGCCCAGCATGCTGAGCCCCTTGAGCACGGCGGCGCGGGCGCGCCAGGCGAGGCCCATCGACAGTACCGCCAGCGTGACGCCGTAGTTGGCGGCGTCGCCGAAGAAGTCGATCGCATCGGCCAGGAGGGACACCGAACCCGAACGGAAGCCGGCGCCGATCTCGACCGCGAACATGAGGGCATTGAGCGCCAGCGCCACCCAGAGCACACGCCGATAGCGCGGCGTGTCGGCGGCCGAAAGGTGTTCATGGTCGTGATCGTGTTCGCAGCAGTTCGCAGACATGGTTTCTCCAGGGATGGCACGATTGGAAAGGTTGAAGTCACTGGAAGGTCAAGCCATGCCTGTCGCAATCCCGCCCGCCCAACAGGGTTACCGCATCGGCGATGCCGCCGCGAGGAGCGGCCTGAGCGCCACCAACATCCGCTACTACGAGAAGGAAGGCCTGGTCGAGCCGCAGGCGCGCGGCGACAACAGCTACCGGCTGTACACCGATGCCGACGTGCACCGGCTGCGCTTCATCCGCCTGTGCCGCGCGATGGACATGTCGCTGGACGAGGTGCGCGCGCTGCTCGGGCTGGACCTGCGCAGCAAGGCGGACTGCGCCGCGGCGAGCGTGGCGCTCGATGCGCACCTGGGCCATGTGCGGGAGCGCCTGCGCGAGCTTCGGTCGCTCGAGAAGGACTTGATCGCCCTGCGCGACTGCTGCGACGGCAGCGATGCGCAATGCCACATCATCGAGGCGCTGCACGCGCGTGCCGATGCGCAGCCCGCAGGCGAGGCACCGGGGACGCGGGCCACCCGCCACGTTTGAGCGCCGCCGCGGCAAGGGCGCTCAGGGCTTCGAGGGCGGCGGAAGCGCCAGCCCGCGCTCGCGCATCAGGTCGCGCAGCAGCGCAGGGTCGTCGGTGATGATGCCGTCCACCTGCCAGTCCATCAACCTCGCCATGTCGGCGCGCTGGTTGACCGTCCAGGGCACGACCTGGAACCCCAGCGCCTGTGCCTCCCGGACCTGCGCGGCCGTGAGGTCGTTGAAGGCCGGCGACCAGGTCACCTTGCCCGGGGCCGTGCCGGCGGCAGCCTTCACCAGGCGCGGCGCCGAGCCGAAATCCTCGAGCCGCAGGCCCGAGGTCCAGCGCGGGTCCCTGAGCGTGCGGCCGGTCGTGAGGTAGGCGCGCTGCAGCTGCGGCGCCCACTGGCCGACCAGCGCCAGCGTGCGCCAGTCGAAGCTCTGCACGGTCACGCGCGGGCCCATGCCCGCCTTGTCGATCTCGGCCAGCAGCGAGCGCACCATCAGATCCGGTGCCGCGGTCTCGTCGGGGCGCGCCGGATCGAGCTTGGTCTCGATGTTGAAGCGGACCTGCGTGGCGTTGCGCGCACGCACCCGATCGAAGAGCGCAGCCAGGGCCGGGATGCGCTCGCCGTCGCGCGGCACCTGCAGCGCGAACTGCTTGCCGTAGGGGGTCGCGGGGTCGATGCGGCCGACGTCGTAGGCCTGCAGCTGCGAGAACGTCAGAGTGCGGATCGCCGGGCCCTTGGCCGGAAGGAAGGCGCCATTCGCGTCGCGCGTGTGGTCGGGGTTGAGCACCGTGTCGTGCGAGATCACCACCACGCCGTCGGCAGTGAGGCCGATGTCGAGTTCGAGCGTGCTGACGCCAATGTCCATTGCGTTGTCGAAGGCCGCCAGCGTGTTTTCCGGCGCGAGCGCGCGGCCGCCGCGGTGGGCTTGAAGGTCGAAGGCTTGCCGGGGACCGGGCGCCAACGCCGAGCAGGCGGCGAGCAGCGAAGCGGTGAGCAGCCATGGCACGCAGGAGGGGAGCTTCATTTGAGTTCCACCTTGATGCCGTCCTGTTGCACGGTGATGTCACCGATCTCGTAGGTCTTGCGCCCCACGGTGAGCTCCTCCGCGGTGAAGGTGCGCAGCGGCTGGCCGCGCAGCAGTTCCTGCGC
Above is a window of Variovorax sp. RA8 DNA encoding:
- a CDS encoding P1 family peptidase gives rise to the protein MSQQPSPSPCSSSTAPNAGAITDVAGIEVGHFSDPRRPTGCTVILAREGAVAGVDVRGAAPGTRETDLLAPGNLVQQVHAVMLAGGSAWGLAAAEGAMRWLEERGIGLDVRFGTLPIVPAAVLFDLPVGDARIRPDAAAGYAACESASTAVPAEGNVGAGSGALVGKLFGLHRAMKGGIGSASVTVNGVTVGALIACNALGDVLDPDTAQVVAGARTEDGGALLDTRRALLRGELPQPLLAGTNTTLGVIATDARLTKVQANRLAAVAHDGLARAINPVHTMSDGDTLFALATGRVPLEGDAPGMTVLGTMAAEVVARATLRAVRAARTVRIGERVFPGASELG
- a CDS encoding cation transporter, with translation MSANCCEHDHDHEHLSAADTPRYRRVLWVALALNALMFAVEIGAGFRSGSVSLLADAIDFFGDAANYGVTLAVLSMGLAWRARAAVLKGLSMLGFGLFVAGKTFWSATQGLPPEALTMGLVGALALGVNVAVALLLYAFREGDANMRSVWLCSRNDAIGNVAVMLAALGVFGTGSAWPDLAVAAVMAALALSGGWSVLRQARGELGRADAAQAKRA
- a CDS encoding Cd(II)/Pb(II)-responsive transcriptional regulator — its product is MPVAIPPAQQGYRIGDAAARSGLSATNIRYYEKEGLVEPQARGDNSYRLYTDADVHRLRFIRLCRAMDMSLDEVRALLGLDLRSKADCAAASVALDAHLGHVRERLRELRSLEKDLIALRDCCDGSDAQCHIIEALHARADAQPAGEAPGTRATRHV
- a CDS encoding glycerophosphodiester phosphodiesterase, yielding MKLPSCVPWLLTASLLAACSALAPGPRQAFDLQAHRGGRALAPENTLAAFDNAMDIGVSTLELDIGLTADGVVVISHDTVLNPDHTRDANGAFLPAKGPAIRTLTFSQLQAYDVGRIDPATPYGKQFALQVPRDGERIPALAALFDRVRARNATQVRFNIETKLDPARPDETAAPDLMVRSLLAEIDKAGMGPRVTVQSFDWRTLALVGQWAPQLQRAYLTTGRTLRDPRWTSGLRLEDFGSAPRLVKAAAGTAPGKVTWSPAFNDLTAAQVREAQALGFQVVPWTVNQRADMARLMDWQVDGIITDDPALLRDLMRERGLALPPPSKP